Genomic segment of Streptomyces sp. NBC_01210:
ACCTCCGCCGAACTCGTCAACTATGTGCTCTTCGGCGACGGAGCAGGTGCCGCGGTGCTCAGCGCAGAGCCCCTCGGCCACGGCATCGAGATCCGCCAGGTGCTCAATCGGCTGGTGGGCCTCGGCAAGAAGCCGGGTCAGGTCATCGACTGGTTCGGCCTCGGAGACCGGCACAGCGACCGGACGGTGATCTCCGAGGACTACAAGGCCATCGAAGCGGCCGTGCCCGGCCTGGCATCGCAGATGTTCTGGGAACTCCTCGACGACCTGGGCTGGGCGGCCGAGCAGGTGGACTACCTGCTCCCGCCCCAGCTCTCCGGCCGGATGAGCGACCGTATCTCCGCGGAGATGCCCGCCCCGGACGCCCGGCGCATCAACGTCGTACGCACCGTCGGCAACAACGGCAACGCCCTGCCGTTCCTCCAGCTCGCCGAGCTGACCGAGCAGTGGCAGGGCCCCGGACGCGCCGTCGCGGTCGCTGTCGAGTCCAGCAAGTGGATCAAGTCCGGCATCGCCCTGGAGCGCACATGACCACCACGGAACGCACCGCGGCAGACACCACGGCCCGCACCGCGACCCACACCACGCCTCGCACCGCGGTCACCGCCGCGGGCGACAGCGGCACCTGGCGGGATCCCGGGGCGCTGCGCACTCTGCGCAGCACGTACGCCGCCGGCCGGCTGGAGGCCGAG
This window contains:
- a CDS encoding 3-oxoacyl-ACP synthase III family protein, producing the protein MTVPTAHLVSVGTCLPGEPVDNATLAKLVGVDEGWAEMFIGNTSRYFAVDLATGHVRHSLADIAATAGDRALTEAGLEPGDIDCIVMGTATPDQLMPATVNLVADRLGIDNVPTYQLQSGCAGAVQALDVARTLLLAGRCATVLVIGGDVCAKHLETDFDPGSRTSAELVNYVLFGDGAGAAVLSAEPLGHGIEIRQVLNRLVGLGKKPGQVIDWFGLGDRHSDRTVISEDYKAIEAAVPGLASQMFWELLDDLGWAAEQVDYLLPPQLSGRMSDRISAEMPAPDARRINVVRTVGNNGNALPFLQLAELTEQWQGPGRAVAVAVESSKWIKSGIALERT